From Shewanella acanthi:
CTTAGTCACTGGCCACCAGCAGGACGGCGATACGACCCACCACTGGCGCACCTTGCTGTCTCTCGGTAGCACCTTAGTGTTCTACATGGGTAAGGATCAGGCGCCAAAAATCGCCGCATCGTTACTGCTGTCGGGTGCAAATCCAGATCTGCCGATGGTGTTTATCAGCGCAGGTTGCCGTGAAGCGCAGCAGCTGCACCCTGCCACTATCGCGACCATGGCATTGACCGCGAAACTTATCCAAACCCAAGGCCCAACGCTGATGATCCTCGGTGAAGTCGTGGCCGTTGGCAGCGAGTTACAACAATTACTCGCAGAGATTGACAACGGAGGGCTGCGCCATGCTGTCGCAGGTTAACATCAATATCAGCCCCCGCGAGCTGCTGCATGCGCTGGCCGCAGGCCCCAGAAAAGCCCGCAGCTTGAGCGTGAATGAAGCCCGCGCCATGGTACACCTGTGGGCCAAGGGTGAAATGGATGATGTGCAATTTGGTTCACTATTACTCATCATGCGCCATCGCGGCGAAACCGCCGAAGAGGTCGCTGGTGTGGCATTAGCGCTCCGGGATTTCAGCGTCTTTGCCACAGTACCCGAACTCAATGCCACACTCGACTGGCCCTGTTATGCGGGTAAGCGCGAGCAGTTCCCTTGGTTACTCTTCGCTGCGCTGCGCCTCGGCAAAAAAGGCCAACGCATTGTGCTCCATGGGGATGAACTGGCTTCACCTAAGCGTAACCATGTCGGTGCCTTTGTGAAGCAGGTCGGCATTCCTGTCGCTATCGATGCCATGGGTGCCGCCAAAGCACTAGACGCTAAGGGCGTGGTCTATATGAGCCTCGATAGCATGTTACCGCTATGGCCACGTATTCGCGCCCTGCACCGCACATTATCGCTTCGCACTTTGCTCACCCAAGCAGTACGTTTCTTTAATCCCGCTAACTGCCACTACGGGGTGCGCACTTACTTCCACCACGGTTTAGATGTGCATTACCAAGCGGTATTAGCGGCGATGGCGCCACACTGTCCGGAGCAGGAATTAGTGATATTTCGCGGCCATCAGGGTGAAGCCGAAATCAATCCACGGGTTGAAAACGAGCTGCTATTTTGGCGTTGCGGTGCAGTCAACACTATGGTGCTACCCATCTGCGCGCCTGAGGGCACTCAGGCCCAGTTACAGCAATTTGGCGGTGATGATGAAGTGCTCACACGCTTCGCCCATTGCGCCCGCCCAGGCGCCGAAGATATGAGCCTACAGGCGGCCACAGTGAACTCAACTTTAGCTGTGATGCTGTTGTTACTTAAGCAGGAAGAGGACGTTAGCAGAGCACTTAATCGCTGTCGCAGCGGTAAAGCACTCGCCAATCCTGCCATCGACACCCTGTGCCAACTGCTGGTTAAACAGGGCTGTCGCAACGAATCCGAAGCCTTCCAATTACTGCGCGCCCAATCGATGCGAACAGGAATGGGGATGGAGCAATTAGCAAGACAACTGCTGGCGCAAGTCGCGGCGGCTTAATGCTGAACACGCCTACGGGCTCAGCATCTGGGACGGCGAATTAGTCCCAACACAATTTGGTAATTAAACATGGCAATGGCGCCACGCTCCCAGCAGAGGAGCGTGGCGCCATTTGTTTTTTCAGAATCAGGAATACAAGCGAAAGCACAGGAGATCCTATGTCAAACCTCAAACCCAAATTGGTGGTCGTCGGCAACGGCATGGTAGGCCACAACTTTGTTGAGCAACTGTGCGAGCAGGGAATTCAACGACAACTGGACGTGCTGGTCATAGGTCAAGAAAAGCGGCTTGCCTACGATCGAGTACAACTTTCATCTTATTTTAAGGGCGCAAGCCTCGATGATTTAGCCCTAAGCACCCGCGAGCAATATCAGGACTGGGGACTTGGAGTGAAACTTGGCGTCGCCGTGGTCGGCATTGATAGCCAAGCTAAACGCGTGCTATTGGCCGATGGCAGCAGCGAAGCCTACGACAAATTAGTCCTAGCCACTGGCTCCTACGGCTTTGTGCCACCGGTTCCGGGTCGTGAGCGCCCAGAATGTTTGGTCTATCGCACCACTGATGATCTATTAGCCATTGAAACTGCAGCTAAAAATGCCAAAACCGGAGTGGTGATCGGTGGCGGTTTGCTCGGCCTCGAAGCAGCCCATGCGCTTAAATTGCTAGGTTTAAAAACCCATGTGGTCGAGTTCGCCCCCCAACTGATGCCGGTACAACTCGACGCTAAGGCAGGTGAGCTCTTAAAGTCGAAAATTGCTGACCTAGGTGTGGTCATCCATACCGGCAAGGCAACCGAAGAAATTGTCGATGGCGAAACTGGCCGTCTACGCCTTAAGTTCGCCGACGGCGAACAGCTCGATACCGACATGCTAGTGTTTTCGGCGGGTATTCGTCCCTATGACAATCTGGCGGCGAGTGCAGGCCTAAGCAAAGGGGCGCGCGGTGGCTTTGCAGTAGATGATTACTGCCAAACCTCGGTAAGCGATATCTACGCTATCGGAGAGTGTGCCAGCTGGAATGATCGCATCTTCGGCCTTGTTGCCCCCGGTTATCAAATGGCGAAGGTGACACTGGGACATATCGTCCACTCCTTAGGCCTCAATAGTGATGCAAGCGGCAGCTTCAGCGGCGCTGACATGAGCACTAAGCTTAAATTAATGGGTGTGGATGTGGCCGCAATAGGTAACAGCCGTGGCAGCGACACTAGCCGCTTTGTCGAATTGATGGATGAACCTGCGGGCATCTACAAAAAACTCTGGCTTAATGACGACGGCAATGTCATCACCGGCGCCTTGTTAGTGGGTGATACCAGCGACTATGGCAACCTGCTGAATCTGTATTTATCCGGCCACAAAATTGACGGCAGCGTGGCCGCGCTACTGCTGTCTGTCGATGCGCCAACACTGCCTAAATCAGACAATGATCTTATCTGCTCCTGCCATCAAGTCAGTCGCGGCAGCATCCTTAAGGCTGTTAAAGCTGGCGCCCATAACCTAGGTGAAATCAAGCGTTGTACTAAGGCCGCCTCTGGCTGTGGCGGCTGCTCGGTCAGCGTGCAAAAGATGATTAACGAAGGTCTTGCAGCCCAAGGCGTTGAAGTGAGCAAGGCGCTCTGTAGCCACTTCGATTACAGCCGCCAAGAGCTTTATCATCTCTGCAAAGTGGAAGGCATTCAAGACTTTACCACCCTGCTCGAAAAACACGGCAAAGGCAATGTACACGGTGTGGGCTGTAATACCTGCCAGCCGGCTGCCGCCTCCATTTTTGCTTCGCTCTATAACGGCCATGTGCTGGCGGATAAACGCGACCAACTGCAGGACACCAACGATGCCTTCCTCGGCAACCTGCAAAAGGACGGCACCTATTCAGTTGTGCCCCGAATCGCAGGTGGTGAAATCACCCCAGATAAGTTAATCGCCATCGGTGAAGTGGCTAAGCGTTATGACCTCTACACCAAGATCACCGGCGGCCAACGCATCGACCTGTTCGGCGCCCAGCTTTCGGACTTACCCAATATTTGGGAAGCATTAATCGCCGCAGGTTTTGAAACAGGCCACGCCTACGGTAAGTCGCTGCGCACGGTGAAGTCCTGCGTCGGCAGCACTTGGTGCCGCTACGGGGTGCAAAACTCCGTCGGTATGGCGATTGAATTGGAGAATCGCTACAAGGGGCTGCGCTCACCCCACAAATTGAAGATGGCGGTGTCGGGTTGTACCCGCGAATGCGCCGAAGCCCAAGGCAAAGACATAGGTGTTATCGCCACCGACAAAGGTTGGAACCTCTATGTGTGCGGCAATGGCGGCATGAAACCCCGCCATGCGGATCTGTTTGCCAGCGATTTGAGCGACAGCCAATTGGTCGAGCTTATCGACAAAGTGTTGATGTTCTATGTGCGCACCGCCGACAAGCTGCAACGCACCTCAGTCTGGCTTGAGAGCCTCGAAGGCGGCTTGGACTACCTCAAGCAAGTCATTCTGCAAGATTCACTCGGTATTGGTGACGAGCTGCTGACCCAGATGCAAGCCGTGGTCGACAGCTACCAATGCGAATGGAAAACCAGCGTCGAAAATCCTGAGCTTCGTGCTCGCTTCAATGAGTTTGTTAACCCCCAAGCTGCGCCTGCCAATGGCCAGCTTATGTACCAACGCATCCGGGAACAACGCATCCCGGTGACTATCGTTCCTACAGCAACAGAGGAGGAGACCCTATGAGCTGGGAAAGAGTGTGTGATACCTCCGCATTGCCGGTGGGTAAAGGGATCGCGGCCTGGGTAGCCGGGCGAGCCGTCGCGATATTCAACCTCGGAAATCAGGGCATTTACGCCCTCGATAACCGCGACCCCGCCAGTGGCGTAAGCCTGTTGGCGCGTGGGCAAGTGTGTGAACTGGATGGCGAGTTGTATGTCTGTTCACCCCTGTACAAACAACACTATCGCCTGACAACCGGGGCGTGTCTGGAAGAGCCGCAACTGCGCGCTCAAAAAGTGGATATCCGTATCGATGAGGCCGGCGTTTGGCTGGCGGGAGCATAATCATGAGTCAGGTAGAAAAATTCAATCTGTTTTCATTCAAGGGAAAAATGAAGATCATGCACCTCAGTTGGATGGCCTTCTTCGTCTCGTTTGTGGTGTGGTTTAACGCGGCGCCCTTGATGAGTTTAATTAGCGAAAGCCTAGGCTTAACCAAGGATCAGGTGAAAACCCTGTTGATCCTCAACGTGGCACTGACCATTCCTGCTCGCGTTATCATCGGCATGGTGACCGACAAGTTCGGCCCGCGCAAAGTCTACTCGGCGCTGATGATTATCTGCTCCCTTCCCTGCTTCCTGTTTGCCTTCGCCGAAAGCTTTACCCAATTAGCGATTGCACGCTTCCTGCTGGGCTTTATTGGCGCAGGCTTTGTGATTGGTATCCGGATGATCAGTGAATGGTTCCCCGCTAAGGAGCTTGGTACCGCAGAAGGCATCTATGGCGGTTGGGGTAACTTCGGCTCTGCGGCCGCCGCCTTCACCCTGCCAGTACTGGCCTTAGCCATTGGTGAGCCCTACGGCTGGCGCGTAGCCATCGCCCTCACTGGGGTGATGAGCATAGTGATTGGGGTGATTTACTACTGGGGCGCAAGCGATACCCCCAAAGGTTCAACCTACTTTAAACCGAAAAAATCCGGCGCCATGGAAGTGACCAGCACAGGAGACTTTTGGCTGCTGCTAGTGATGAAAGTGCCCATGTACGCCACCCTAGGTTTACTCTGCTGGAAGCTATCCCCTGCGGGCGTCAACATGCTCTCAAGCACTATGGTCTGGTCGATTGCAGCCCTGTTGGTGTTGCTCCTGCTGCTGGATTTTTACAAAACCTGGCAGGTTAACAGCCATGTATTCACGCAAGAGGTGCCTGAGTTTGAGCGTTATCAGTTTAAGCAAGTTGCCGTGCTGAATGTGCTTTATTTCTCGACCTTTGGATCCGAGCTTGCTGTGGTTTCTATGTTGCCGATGTTCTTTGCCGAAACCTTTAGCCTTGGCTTAGCTCAGGCGGGCATGGTGGCATCGTCCTATGCCTTTATGAATTTAATGTCGCGTCCAGGCGGTGGCTGGATTTCCGATCGCTGTGGCCGTAAATCCACCTTGATCATCCTCACCATTGGCCTCGCCTTGGGTTACTTCACCGTCGCACAAATCGATGCCAGCTGGAGCTTGCCACTCGCCGTCGTCGCTGTGATGGCCTGCTCCTTCTTTGTGCAGGCGGGTGAAGGTGCTGTATTTGCTGCTGTGCCGTTAATTAAACGCCGCCTGACAGGTCAAATCGCAGGCATGACAGGAGCTTACGGTAACGTGGGTGCAGTATTCTTTTTAACTGTGTACTCGCTCGTATCAGTGCAGGCCTTCTTCTACACCATAGCGGCGTCGGCACTGTTTGGCGTGGGCTGCTTGATGTTTATGCGCGAGCCTAAGGGCCATATGGCCGAAGTTGATGAGCATGGCCAAGTCACGCTGATTAGCGTGGGTTAAGCGAATCATCACAGCTATAGTGGAACGTCTATCTATTGAGAAAATGCAATGAACCAAGCCACCGCTCAGCAAGCCAATGTGAAACCTCAATCCGATGAAGCCTTGCCCGTCGCTCGGGGGCTGCAACTGCTCGTCGGCCAATGCACCGAAGCGGGGCTAAAACCCCGCAATGAGGATGCCATTGGAGTGCGCTTACCGCAGGATGAACTGCTACAAAGCAAAGGGGTGGCCGCGGTGATTTGCGATGGCGTGAGTGCCGCCGAAGAAGGACAACAGGCGGCGCGGGTGGCGGTGAGCAGTTTTCTCTGTGACTACTACTCTACGCCCCAAAGCTGGTCGGTCGAAACCGCCAGCCTTAAGGTGCTATCGGCGATAAATCAATGGTTGTTGGGGCTGGGTCGCGATTACCGCGATGCCAGCCGCGGCTTTGTCTGTACCTTTAGTGCGGTGATTTTTAAATCCTGCAGTCTGCATTTACTGCATGTGGGTGATGCACGCGTTTACCTGTGGCGCAAAGGTGAGTTATCGCGGCTTACCCGCGACCATGCCTGCGGCAAGGGCGGTACGGGCAAAGGCGTATTCCTCACCCGCGCGCTGGGGCTGGAACCTAAACTCGACATCGATTACAGCAGTCTGTCACTCGAAGTCGGTGACGGCGTGCTGCTGATGACAGATGGGATTTATGCCAATGTGCCCGATACGGTAATTGCAGAACATCTGCGTAATCACCCCGTTCACGACGATGATGATAGCGATAACCTATGCCGCGCACTGGTGCTGCTGGCGCTCGCAGCGGGCAGTGACGATAACCTTAGCTGCCAGTATTTGCAGGTAAAAAGCCTGCCTTCGATGGATAAGGCCGATCTCTATCTAAGTCTTGCCAGTAAACCCTTTCCCCCACCGCTCGCCGTTGGTCAGCAGCTCGATGGCTATAGGGTTAAACAAATCCTCCACGAAAGTGAACGCAGCCAGGTGTATTTAGTGCAGGATGTCGAGGGCAAACTGGCGTGCATGAAAACCCCCTCGGTCAACTACCTAGACGATGCTGCCTACATCGAACGCTTTATGCAGGAAAGCTGGATTGGCAAACGGATTCGCCACCCCAATGTGGTCGCGCTGATTGATAAACCCGAGCCTAAATCGGCGCTCTATTACTTAACCGAATACCTCAGTGGCAAACCGCTGGATGAATGGCTAGGGGGTAAACCCTGCGATATCGACACCGTCTTATTGTTGGTATCGCAAATGGAGGCGGGACTTCGCGCTATGCACCGCCGCGAAATGATCCACCGCGACCTTAAGCCCGGCAATATTATGGTGACGGCGGATAAACATATTAAGCTGCTCGACTTTGGCTCCTGCTACGTTAAAGGCTTGGCCGAAATTGCCTCACCACTGGAACGGGATCATATCCTAGGTACCGCCGATTATTCGGCGCCCGAACTGCTGCTCGGCAAAACCGGAAATGTGCAGAGTGACCTATTTTCCCTCGCCGTCATAACCTTTGAAATGCTGACGGGCAAATTGCCCTTCTATGGCAAACTCGGCAACTGTCGCAATGCTAAGGACTTTGCCTCTCTTAAATATCAATCCGCCATCGAGCTCGCGCCGCAGCTCTCCTCCTGGGTCGACAATGCCCTGCGCCGCGCGCTGAGCATAGACCCACAGGCGCGGCAAACCGATACCCATGAGTTCTTCCATGAACTCTCCACCCCTGCGCGCAGTGCCAGCACGGGGCAATTTGTTCCCTTTATTCAGCGTGAACCGCTGCGTTTTTTTAAACTGCTCTGCGGGCTGCAAAGCCTTGTGATCTTAGCGTTATTGCTGCTGTGGCTAGGGAGTTAAGTGGCCGCTTTACTAAGCCGAAATACAATAGAGCATCAAAGAAGGGAACCTTGTATCAAAGGGATGAACAGGCAAGCGCCGATACCAGTAGCTGCATAGCCGCCGTTATCAGTCCGTCGCCACCAAGGCTATGGTCGCAGCAGGCATGTTGCACCATGCTCACTAATGCTAATATTCGTAATATTAAGCATCGCCCTAGACGTTAAACAATAAATCTTTTTCTAAAACAAAAGCGCTAACCGAGGTTAGCGCTTTTTCTAGCATCACGTAATGACTACTTACTCAGCAACAGAGAATTAAGTAACTCACTTAAATTCGACTGTTCGAGGGCTTTTTACCCAGTAACACTGAAACCCAACCAACAATGGCAGCCGTCAGACCAATAGCAAATACGGCGTAAGCCATAATGCAGTAGTGCGCCATATTCATACCAAATAGTGACCAGTCATCCTCTCCACATCCACCAGTTGGTGCGAATTCGAAGGGCAACCACTGATCTAATGGCAGTCCTAGTGGGAAGCGGGGTTCTGTAGAACAGGCTGAGCCCGCAGCCGAACCGGCTTCTGCAAAGAAGTCCATTGACTCATCAACCACTAAGTGTGCCGCCTCGTGGATATGCATCAGCTTGATTGACCAATCCATACCTTGAGCGACCGCATACACGGCTAGCACAACACCAATCGCTTTGAGAATATGGTTTTTAGGGTTGATTAAGATAATCGCGCCAGCAATTACAATACAACATTGGCTGAATCTGATATAAACGCATAATTCACAGGGGGCCATGCCGAGGAATATCTGGAAATACCCCATTGCCGAACCGAGCAAGAATACTGCGGCGAAGAGCATCACAGCCCACAGCACTCGACCTTCCTGCCAACGAGCTAACGTTGGCACTGGAGCTTGGGTGAAATCCTTAATGAGTGAATTAAATATCGTCATTAATTCCCCCTTATTTCGCCGCTAACTCAGCAACTAATTCATCAAGCATTGGCATACTGCGAATAGATTTTGTATTGATGAGATACTTACCATTCACCACAATTGCAGGAATACCTTGGATCTTAGCGACAGCTAAACCTTGATCCCATTTTTCAATTGTCTTTTTAATCTCATCGCTATTTTTTGCTGCTTCAAAACCTGCTTTGTCTAAACCTGCAGCTTTTAAACCAAAATCAATCGCTTCTTCACCTGATGCAAAATGAATTTTGTCATCATGGTAGTGCTTATAAAAAGCCATTTTGGCTGCTTGATATGCCTCTTCTGATTGGGTTTTTGCATAGGCCAACACTAGAGCTTTCTCTTTACCCAACGGTGGTTTAGTGGTGATATGGTAGGCATCAAAAGTGACACCTTCTGGCAAGTTTTTCACCATGCCAGGAGTCACTGACTTATCGTACTTGTAGCAAAATGGACAGTTAACAGAGAATACCTTCACGACTTGATTTGGGGCGTTAAAACTCGCATCACCCAATAATTGATAATGCTCTCCCTCTTTAAATTGAGCCGCAGAAACAGAACAAGAGATTAAGAGTGCGCCTAAGGCTAATAAACTTTTTTTCATAATATGTACTCCTTTGGCGGTGACAAATAAGCCACCGCCTTAAACAAATTAACGATTGAACATTTTGGCTGGGTGAACAACAGTTGAACGGTAACCTGGCTCATGCTTGGTCAGGGTTTTAACCTTAATTTCAACCTTGATATCATTGGTCTTAGGATCCACTTCAGTAATCCAGTGCTCTGGCGCCTTATCACTTTCTAATAAGCCAGCTGAAGCAGAAGCAATAAACATCGTCTTATGATCTGGTTGCCATTCAACAATTGAAGTGATTGGGCTATACCATTCGTAGCCGCGCTCTTTGCCATATTCCCAAGTTTGTTGAACAGTCATCTTTTTCATATCGACTTTGTATTCGACACCACGTGAATACTTCATTGATGGCATAGCGGGTTGCTCGAGGCCACGGCCATCACCATTGTCAAATACGGTAACGGTACCGCGATCGACTACAGGCCAAGCTGTATGTTGCGTCCAAGACCAATCAAAGTCGCCTTCACAACCTTTGCCGTCGCATTTAAGAGCCTTACCTTTTGCATTAACAGGTGTGAGAACTTTACTTGCTAGCTTTTCATTCCAGCCTTCGGGTGTGCCTAGAATCCATTTAACTTGATCGTCTCGACCAATTTTAATTACCGCCGATTGATGACGAGAACTAATAATGATTGAGTCATCTTCAGGGTCATAACCAATAGAGTTGACATGCAACCAGTTACGACCTGTTCCGACACCCGCAACATCGCCATATGGCTCATTCGCCAATTGCTCAGATGTCATCGTTTGGCCATTTTTAGACATGTCAACGTTTAGACATACAGCACCCATATCTAACGATTTCAGGACAGTGTCACGCATTGGATCTAAGATTTTGTTAAAGTCCCAGACTTTGACTACATCGCCGTTATGATCAACTTCAATCACATGGTCACGCACCGTATCCACCTTCAGTCCATCCGGTGTTACGTAATCGCGTTTACCGACTCGTAATAAAAGATGGCCATTTGGCATTTCTGTCACTTCATGCGAAAAACCGTTGTAACCACGGGGCAACTCACGTTTAAAAATTGGTTTGCCAATGAAATCAAATTTTGCGTAGTAGGGCGTTAAGAAACCTTCATGCATTTCAAACATGAGACCTTGGCCAAAAATTAATTTACCATCGCGGGTTTGTTTGAATCCCATTGAACCACCTGGGCGGTCATAAATGACTTCACTATTCATATGCCAACGAACATCACCGTTGGTATCAATAATGTTTTGAGTTGGGATCCAATCCCAGTGGTCACGGATATTAGGAGGGATAACTTGACCATCGACCAAATAAAAACGATCTTCAAAACCTTTAGCGACCTTTAATGGCTCATATTCATATTGAGAACGATCTGCACCATCAATATGTAAGTGTGGTAACGCACTGGTGCGAATTTTGTATTCTTCTACAACTTTTTTACCCGCTAGATTGTAGCTAACTTCAATACGGTTTAGATAATCAGGGTACATGCCAAACACTGGAATACCATTATGGGTATTTAATTGTGTTTGACCTACATCATACTTAATATCAATCCCTTTATTACCTTTACCTTTAACAGTAACTTTAACGTCACTTATTGTTTGGCCACCAAGATCGATCACAGCAACTAATGGGCTAAATTTATATGGATCTACAAAAGTAAAACCTAATTGCCCTTGTTTTACTGCAGTTGAACTTGTACCCGGTAGATCCCCACCGGCAAAAACATGTGTAGATACACCGGTTAACGTAAGACTAGATGCAGCAAGCATCACATAACATAATTTTTTCATTTTCATGCCAGTCACCATTAATTAAAGTTTGTATTGAAATGAATAGAAAATTGCATCGTGGTAACCTTGTTTCCCAAGGTTGTTTTCTGAGTATCTGTAACTTAAGTTAATACTTGTACTTTCACTTAATGCCCAATTGATATTAAATTGACCATTAAAACCAAAGTCTTTTTCATCACCACTTAAAATTAAATAATCATCATTTCGTGCAAAATAATGCTCTTGCCACCAAGTTAATGTTAAGTTTTGATCAAAAACACTTACATCCCTGCTTGCCATTAAATAAACGTATCCACCATTAAATCCACCATCAAAATCTTTATCAAAAATTTGATATGTGGCATCAACAATATGGCCTGCTAAAGCAACTTGAAAATAAGTATTAGCAATATTTTTATCCCAACTAATACCTAGAAGAGTATTTGTTTCCCCCCATTTTGGTTTACTTTTATCAAAAACTTGCCCATATAAATTCCAATCACTATCACCAATATTAATCTGTCCAACAAGATTAATTTCGGTTCCGTACATAGAACTATTATCAGGATCTTCAAGTGTTACGTGACCATATAAGTCACCATACTCATTTGCTGTAAACCCTTTCAATTTTAAAAATGGATTATTATCTTTTGCCTCACCAAAATAATCTGAGGCTTTCGATTGCCAATCCATTACACCCGCTTCAACCGCTAACATTGCTGATTGCGCAGGAACAGATATAAAGACAGGGAAAAGCAAAGAACAAAATAAAATCTTTTTCATATTTAACTCCCTCTTCAACATGAACAATTATTCATGACAGGGAGATGACTTTATTGATGAGGGTCACACAAACATTTACCCTAAATATTTTTATTGAACAGTTAGCACTCGGCATCCTTAAAATAAAATTTTATTTTACTGTGCGTATGCTCACAGTTTATAGCTCATCAAGAGAAATGAAGGACAGAAAAGTATATGGTGTAATATTTAAATAAAGGCTGTATGGGTATGGACAAAGTAGAACATAACGATATTAGAGAAGCTATTTTGAACAAAGCTGAATCCATAATAGCGGAAAATGGGGTCACCTCTTTAAAAATATCAGATTTCACAATAGGATTGGGAATATCAACAACTCTTTTTTATAGTATTTTCAAAACGAAAGAGGATATTTTAGTTGCCCTGACGACGAGAGCATTTGATCAAGCTCTCACATTGAAATGGTGGAAAAACTTAACGAGCCACAGTGGGCTTGAAAAATTTATTGCCTATATTCTTGAGGAATTCAAATTTACTGAGACGAATTCACTTTATAGTGCAATATCA
This genomic window contains:
- a CDS encoding ANTAR domain-containing protein codes for the protein MLSQVNINISPRELLHALAAGPRKARSLSVNEARAMVHLWAKGEMDDVQFGSLLLIMRHRGETAEEVAGVALALRDFSVFATVPELNATLDWPCYAGKREQFPWLLFAALRLGKKGQRIVLHGDELASPKRNHVGAFVKQVGIPVAIDAMGAAKALDAKGVVYMSLDSMLPLWPRIRALHRTLSLRTLLTQAVRFFNPANCHYGVRTYFHHGLDVHYQAVLAAMAPHCPEQELVIFRGHQGEAEINPRVENELLFWRCGAVNTMVLPICAPEGTQAQLQQFGGDDEVLTRFAHCARPGAEDMSLQAATVNSTLAVMLLLLKQEEDVSRALNRCRSGKALANPAIDTLCQLLVKQGCRNESEAFQLLRAQSMRTGMGMEQLARQLLAQVAAA
- the nirB gene encoding nitrite reductase large subunit NirB — its product is MSNLKPKLVVVGNGMVGHNFVEQLCEQGIQRQLDVLVIGQEKRLAYDRVQLSSYFKGASLDDLALSTREQYQDWGLGVKLGVAVVGIDSQAKRVLLADGSSEAYDKLVLATGSYGFVPPVPGRERPECLVYRTTDDLLAIETAAKNAKTGVVIGGGLLGLEAAHALKLLGLKTHVVEFAPQLMPVQLDAKAGELLKSKIADLGVVIHTGKATEEIVDGETGRLRLKFADGEQLDTDMLVFSAGIRPYDNLAASAGLSKGARGGFAVDDYCQTSVSDIYAIGECASWNDRIFGLVAPGYQMAKVTLGHIVHSLGLNSDASGSFSGADMSTKLKLMGVDVAAIGNSRGSDTSRFVELMDEPAGIYKKLWLNDDGNVITGALLVGDTSDYGNLLNLYLSGHKIDGSVAALLLSVDAPTLPKSDNDLICSCHQVSRGSILKAVKAGAHNLGEIKRCTKAASGCGGCSVSVQKMINEGLAAQGVEVSKALCSHFDYSRQELYHLCKVEGIQDFTTLLEKHGKGNVHGVGCNTCQPAAASIFASLYNGHVLADKRDQLQDTNDAFLGNLQKDGTYSVVPRIAGGEITPDKLIAIGEVAKRYDLYTKITGGQRIDLFGAQLSDLPNIWEALIAAGFETGHAYGKSLRTVKSCVGSTWCRYGVQNSVGMAIELENRYKGLRSPHKLKMAVSGCTRECAEAQGKDIGVIATDKGWNLYVCGNGGMKPRHADLFASDLSDSQLVELIDKVLMFYVRTADKLQRTSVWLESLEGGLDYLKQVILQDSLGIGDELLTQMQAVVDSYQCEWKTSVENPELRARFNEFVNPQAAPANGQLMYQRIREQRIPVTIVPTATEEETL
- the nirD gene encoding nitrite reductase small subunit NirD, giving the protein MSWERVCDTSALPVGKGIAAWVAGRAVAIFNLGNQGIYALDNRDPASGVSLLARGQVCELDGELYVCSPLYKQHYRLTTGACLEEPQLRAQKVDIRIDEAGVWLAGA
- a CDS encoding NarK family nitrate/nitrite MFS transporter, with amino-acid sequence MSQVEKFNLFSFKGKMKIMHLSWMAFFVSFVVWFNAAPLMSLISESLGLTKDQVKTLLILNVALTIPARVIIGMVTDKFGPRKVYSALMIICSLPCFLFAFAESFTQLAIARFLLGFIGAGFVIGIRMISEWFPAKELGTAEGIYGGWGNFGSAAAAFTLPVLALAIGEPYGWRVAIALTGVMSIVIGVIYYWGASDTPKGSTYFKPKKSGAMEVTSTGDFWLLLVMKVPMYATLGLLCWKLSPAGVNMLSSTMVWSIAALLVLLLLLDFYKTWQVNSHVFTQEVPEFERYQFKQVAVLNVLYFSTFGSELAVVSMLPMFFAETFSLGLAQAGMVASSYAFMNLMSRPGGGWISDRCGRKSTLIILTIGLALGYFTVAQIDASWSLPLAVVAVMACSFFVQAGEGAVFAAVPLIKRRLTGQIAGMTGAYGNVGAVFFLTVYSLVSVQAFFYTIAASALFGVGCLMFMREPKGHMAEVDEHGQVTLISVG
- a CDS encoding bifunctional protein-serine/threonine kinase/phosphatase, whose translation is MNQATAQQANVKPQSDEALPVARGLQLLVGQCTEAGLKPRNEDAIGVRLPQDELLQSKGVAAVICDGVSAAEEGQQAARVAVSSFLCDYYSTPQSWSVETASLKVLSAINQWLLGLGRDYRDASRGFVCTFSAVIFKSCSLHLLHVGDARVYLWRKGELSRLTRDHACGKGGTGKGVFLTRALGLEPKLDIDYSSLSLEVGDGVLLMTDGIYANVPDTVIAEHLRNHPVHDDDDSDNLCRALVLLALAAGSDDNLSCQYLQVKSLPSMDKADLYLSLASKPFPPPLAVGQQLDGYRVKQILHESERSQVYLVQDVEGKLACMKTPSVNYLDDAAYIERFMQESWIGKRIRHPNVVALIDKPEPKSALYYLTEYLSGKPLDEWLGGKPCDIDTVLLLVSQMEAGLRAMHRREMIHRDLKPGNIMVTADKHIKLLDFGSCYVKGLAEIASPLERDHILGTADYSAPELLLGKTGNVQSDLFSLAVITFEMLTGKLPFYGKLGNCRNAKDFASLKYQSAIELAPQLSSWVDNALRRALSIDPQARQTDTHEFFHELSTPARSASTGQFVPFIQREPLRFFKLLCGLQSLVILALLLLWLGS
- a CDS encoding disulfide bond formation protein B; translated protein: MTIFNSLIKDFTQAPVPTLARWQEGRVLWAVMLFAAVFLLGSAMGYFQIFLGMAPCELCVYIRFSQCCIVIAGAIILINPKNHILKAIGVVLAVYAVAQGMDWSIKLMHIHEAAHLVVDESMDFFAEAGSAAGSACSTEPRFPLGLPLDQWLPFEFAPTGGCGEDDWSLFGMNMAHYCIMAYAVFAIGLTAAIVGWVSVLLGKKPSNSRI
- a CDS encoding thiol:disulfide interchange protein DsbA/DsbL — encoded protein: MKKSLLALGALLISCSVSAAQFKEGEHYQLLGDASFNAPNQVVKVFSVNCPFCYKYDKSVTPGMVKNLPEGVTFDAYHITTKPPLGKEKALVLAYAKTQSEEAYQAAKMAFYKHYHDDKIHFASGEEAIDFGLKAAGLDKAGFEAAKNSDEIKKTIEKWDQGLAVAKIQGIPAIVVNGKYLINTKSIRSMPMLDELVAELAAK